The Crateriforma spongiae DNA window GATGCATTGGTCCACAACGAATCGTCGACGTCCAAACGGATTTCGTATTCGCCTTCGCGGGTACAGTCGTCTTCGCCGCAAAAGTGTGGCACTTCGCTGACCCAAACGATCCGGTATAGGGGGACGTGCTTGTCATCGATAACGATAAGCGGCGATTGCGACATGTCGTGACCTCATTCATCGGATGAATCGGTATCGCGGAAAACGGTCCCGCGTGTCGGCGGATGAACTCCCGGAGCTTCCTCTTTTTCCGCATTCCCGTGCTCGACCGCTACGTTCTGCAGTTTACAAGAAGTCGTCGAGATCGTAGCCGGGACTTTCGCGAATTTCGCTCGATCGGGAACCGAAGCGATCGAGCGTCCAAATTTCTGGGGCGTTGAATCGTCCGCTGCGGCGCACCTCCGAGGGGTGATTCCGCCGATCAATCACCGGAGCATTCGACGACGCGTTTGGGCAAGCATCCGATCTGGCGTCAGTAGCGTGGCACGTCCGCATCGATTTGTTGGCTCCACAAGTCGATCCCGCCAGACATGCTGGTTGAATTCGAAAATCCACTTTGTCGCAATGCAAACACCGCGTGCAGGCTTCGCACCCCGTGGTGGCAATAAACGATGATGGGACGATCGCGATAAGGTTCCAGTTCACCGATCCGACTCGGGAACTCGCTTAGTGGAATCAGCTTGGCTCCCTGGATCCGTGCTAGTTCAAATTCGTCCTGCTCTCGGACGTCGACTAGCACCACGTCCGGATTCTCCTGGATTGCGGTTTGTGATTGGACAACGGTGATTTCCAAGGGGACATCAGAATCGGGCAAAGCAAAGTCTCTGTCGGGCAAACTTAGGGCAAGGCGAGCATTGGGTCAGATCGACAAACGGATCACCTATTGAGACGGCGGCTGGTTGGGGGGCGAAATGGAGGCCAGGATCCGCGTGTGGAAGATGATTTGATCGGGGTACATGGAAAACACCATGTCCGGATAGAACGCCGAGATCAATCGCTCCAGCGAGACCGTGTCACGCCGTGTCGAACTGTACGAATTGATCATCGATTCGGACAAGCTGATGCGATGATCGGATTGATTCAACCCGGCCAGTTCCCTGGCACGCTGTTCCGCCGCTTTCATCGCTTGTTGCACCATCGTCAAACGTTTCTGGGTGGTCAAGTTAGCGGCAAACAACGCGATCGGGCGTGATATTTGGCTGGACGACGGTGAATAGATCACTGATCGCGAAGATGACGATGATTCCACCAAGTCCTCCGGTGGAAGGACTTGTAAAAGGTTTTGAAGTTGTTGTTGACCTTCGACCAAGTTTGATTCTTGGTCGAGTGCTCGGTCGTCCATTTCGTCCAAGATCAGCATGACACAGCGGGCGATCGTTTTCGGTTCGCTGGTGACGCCGTTGCGAGCCCGAAGAGCAATGGAACTGACGGACTGCGATTCCGGACCGGCGGAAAAGAACGCGGAGTGTATGTGAGCTTGGTCGCACCCCATTTCCGCTGCGGCACGTTCAATGACCAGCCGGCGTCGACGCAAACCTTCGATCGCGTCTTGGGAATCGGTCGCGCTGCTGGTTAAGGGAATCACCAGTGCGATGTGTGTGGGGGCCAACGCGGTCTGGCTGACATGCTGGATTGAAAAACGATGCGCCGTGTCGGTTTGACTTGCGGCGTTCGCACCGGCCGGATTCACTTTCGCGGTCGTTGTATCGTCGGCGCTGACCGATCGATGTTGGCCGGTCAACAACAAGCAGATGATCACCACCGTGGCAGCGACAAGCCGGTGAACGTTTGCGAACGACATGACCATGACCCCTCGTGAATAGACCCAAAAATCGGCTGGCAAAACCGAGAGACATCATAGCCAATCCACCACTCTGAAACATAAAACGACCACCGCCAGGAAGCGGCGGTCGTGTCATTTCAGGCACGGTCGCGATTCGCGTGATTGAACGCTGAAACGCTACATGGTCGGGGCCGGCGGGCGTTCGCCAAATTTGGCTTCGTAGCGTGCGGCGAACGCCTCAAAATTCTCCGGATGGCACTTGAAACACTGCGAATCTGGTCGGTTGTGTTCATCGCACCAGTCACCCTTGGCCTGGAAATCGGCCAACAGGGATGTGTCACATAGTGGGCATTCGGATTCGGGGACTCCGTGTTCGCGGCACCACCAGCCACTGTGATCATCCGCCATCGCCACGACTTCATCACCGCCCTGGCCATCGACCTGTTGTGTGGACAACGATTCGTCGCTTTCGCTCTGGCAACCGGTCAACAGACAGGCTCCGGTGCAAAGAACGACAGCCATGAAATGGTTCGTATAACTCATCACGATTCTCTCTCAGAAGACAACAAGGAATGGCCCGCGTCCGCAGATGCGGAACTTGGGCCGGAAGGAAGGGATGTGCAGCCCGTGCCAAGATCATCAGCACTTCTTTCCGCCGATGACGTCAGCGATGGGCGATCGGTGGGTGGGCGATCGGTGGCATCGCGAACGACCACGTACAAGACTCGTAACACCAACAACGACATCACGGTCGCACTGATAACGCCACCGATGACTACGGTGGCCAACGGACGCTGGACTTCGGCACCCATGCCATCGCTGAACGCCATGGGGACAAAGCCCAACGCGGCGACCAGAGTGGTCATCAGCACCGGACGTAAACGTGTCATTGCCGCTTGATGAACCGCTTGCTGAAGCGGAACGCCTTGGCGACGCAACGCTCCGATGGTCGACACCAACAGCATGTCGTCCAGCACGGCGACGCCCGACAATGCAACGAATCCGATCGCCGCACTGATCGAAAACGGCATGTCGCGAATCCATAAGGCAAAGATTCCGCCTGTCCAAGCGAACGGGATTCCGGTGAAAACACGGACCGTGTCAATCAGATTGCCATACGTCATGTAGAGCAGGCTTAGGATCAACGCCAGCGCGATCGGTACGACGATCATCAGACGCTGTCGCCCGCGAATCATGTGTTCAAACTGGCCACCGAATTCGACGTAGTATCGGGACGATGGCATGACGATGTTTTGAGCGATCGCGGCCCGGGCTTCTCGAACAAAGCTGCCGACATCACGCCCACGAACATTGACCGAAACGGTGACGCGGCGTTGTCCCCATTCGCGGGCGATCTGGGACGGGCCGGTGGTTACCGTGACGTCGGCCAAGCGTTCCAGGGGGATTTGTTGGCCGCTGGGTGTGGTCACCGGGATCGATCGAATCGACGGAACATCATGTCGCGCATCGTCGATCAAGGTCACGGTAAGCGGGAATCGCAATTGGCCTTCGAAAACGTCACCGACCGGTCGGTTTCCGATGGCCTGGACCAGGTCCAACACTTCCGCTGCGGCGATCCCGTACCGGGCGATTTCGTCTTGGCGGATGCGGACCTGAAGCATCGGTTGGCCGGTCAACTGAGTCGCGCCGACGTCGGCGGCCCCCTCAATTCGCAGCAATTGTGTCTCGATCTCGCCGGCCTTTTCCGCCAGCGTCTCCAGGTCATCACCGTAAAGCTTGACGGCGATGTCAGATCGTGAACCGGTGCCCATTTCATCCAGCCGCAACTTGATCGGTTGGGTATAGGCAAGACGCTGTCCTGGCAGATCCCGCAACACTTGTTCGATCAATGCGGTCAATTCGCCCTGTGTGCCCGCTTTGACCCATTGGTCGCGTGGGCGAAGCGTGATGAAGACATCGGTCAGTTCCAATCCCATCGGATCGGTGGCGATCTCCGCTGATCCGATGCGGCTCCAGACGTGCGCGACCTCATCGGGAAACGATTCCAAGATGGCGCGTTCCATTTGGGTGTTGAACCGAATGGAATCTTCCAGTTCCGTTCCCGCCAATCGAACCACATTGATCGCAACGGCGCCTTCGGAAAGCTGAGGCATGAACTCGGTCCCCAGATTCGGGGCGATCATTCCAAACGCCACGACCAGCACGCCGGCTGCTAACCCGATCACCGCCAGCTTTTGGTTCATCGTGAACCGCAACACCGGTTCGTAAAGCCGTTGCAGCACGCGGACAAGCCATGGTTCGCGTCGGATCACGCGTTTGGGCATCAGTAGGCTGGCCAACACTGGCATCAGAGTCATTGACATCAGCATCGATCCGGCCAAAGCAAAGATGACGGTCATCGCCATCGGCCGAAACATTTTGCCTTCGATGCCTTCCAGCGTCAGAATCGGCAGGTACACGATCATGATGATCAGTTCACCGAACAGCGTCGGGCCTCGGACCTCCATGGCCGCATCGCGGATGATTTCCAACCTTGATTTGCTCTGTCGTTCACCGACGATGCCCAGGTGGCGGACGCAGTTTTCAATCATCACCACTGAACTGTCGACGACCAGGCCGAAGTCGATGGCGCCCAGGCTCAGTAGGCTGGCCGCGATGCCGAATCGCCACATGCCGGTGAACGCGAATAGCATCGACAAAGGAATTGCCAGTGCGACGATCAGGCCGGCACGCAGGCTGCCCAGAAAGATAAACAAGATGGCCACCACCAACAGACCGCCTTCGAAAAGGTTTCGGCGGACTGTTTCGATCACCGAATCGACCAGTTCGGTGCGGTCATACATCGTGACCAATTGCATCCCGCTTGGCAGGTTGTCACGGATTTCTTCGATCTTGGTCTTCAGTTCGTGGGTGTACTGATGGGTGTTTTCGCCCATCAGCATGAACCCCAAACCCATCACCGCTTCGCCACGTCCGTCGGCGGATACCGCGCCGCGTCGAATTTCATGACCGATGTCGACGTTTGCGACATCGCGGATGCGAATCGGCGTTCCCTCGGACGCTTTGACGACGATGTCGCCGATCTGTTCGACGTTGGTGGTCCGGCCGATTCCTTGGACCAGCAACATTTCGCCCAGTCGATCGATCTTGCCACCACCGACGTTTCGATTGTTCTGTTGCAAAGCGACGATGACATCGGTGAACGTCAGTTGACGGGCGATCAGGCGTGCCGGATCAACACGCACTTGGAACTGTTTTTCAAAGCCGCCCCAACTGTTGATCTCTGCCGTACCGGCGACGGTTCGAAGTTGTGGTTTGACGATCCAGTCTTGGGCGGTTCGCAATTCGGTCAACAAACGTTGGCGCTGTTGCGGTGACAGTTCCGTGAAATCGACGTCTGGATACGTCAGGACGTAATGAAAGACCTCTCCCAAGCCGGTTGCGACCGGCCCCATCGTTGGCGGTGACACTCCAAAAGGTAGTGTGACGGTGGCCAAGCGTTCGGCGACAACTTGACGTGCAAAGTAGATGTCGGTGTCGTCATCGAATGTGACGACGACTTGTGAGAACCCGAACTTGGAAACCGAGCGAATGTTCTGAAGCGACGGCATGCCGCTGAGAGCTTGCTCGATACGGTAGGTGATTTGGCGTTCAATCTCCTCCGGTCCCAGGGCGGGCGCGGTCGTGTTGATCTGCACCATCACCGGCGTCGTGTCGGGGAACGCGTCAATGTCCAGTTGGGACAGCGCGTACGCCCCGGTGCCGAACAATGCGACCAGGCTTAGCAACACCGCCGCACGGTGTCGCAGGGACAGTTCAATCAGATGCTTCAGCATGTCGATGGACTTAGCGACCGCAGGTGCATCCGGCGCCCAAATTGCCACGCAGCAATTGGGCTCTCAGGACGTCGCTGCCCTTGGTTGCCACGACTTCGCCGGGAAGAACGCCGGCGATGATTTCGACAAATCCGGCCTGTCTCGCGCCCGGGCGAACCGACCGGGTGACAAAGAACTTTGGTCGGTCCTTTTCAAAAAATCTGGAGTCACGCACAAAGACCACGTGCCCGTCCCCGTCCCACTGCAATGCGGTTTCGGGCACGACGATCGAATCGGGTTCCTGTCGCAAGATGACTTGGCCCAATCCGAACGACTCGTTGCGCAAACTCTGGTCTGGGTTTTTCAATACCGCGCGGACCGCGACGGTGCGTGTGGTGGGATCCACATCGGTGCTGATCCAGGTCAATTGTCCTTCGTGCGTTTTGTCTTGACCGTCAGGACGATAGCGAACGGTTTGACCCAGATGAACCCATTCGGCCTGTTCAGCGGGAACTCGCAAATCCAGCCAAACTTGACGCGTGTCGACGACGCGGAAAAGCTCATTGCCGCGATTGACCACTTCGCCGACATTGGTGCGAAGTTGGGTTACGACGCCTTGCAGCGGAGCGGCGACGACGATCAGATTGGATCCGGAAAGGTCTTGTGGCCAAGCCTCATTGGATTCCGGACGTCCCAGACGCCGGACGGTCATCTTTGCCGCTTCCAATTCAAGCGTTCGCAAACGATCGATATCGATGGGCAGTCCCAGGTTGGCCAATCGTCCGGCCGCGTCGTCCACATCGGCACGTGCCTGTTGCAACTGGTTTTCAGCATCCAGAATTCGCTTGCCTGAAACGGCGCTGCCGGCCAACGGACGCAAACGACGAAGGTTGTCGCGACAGAAATGTTCGTGCGAAAGCGCCGCTTGCAATTCGGCTTTGATTCGTCCGGCTTCGGCACAGTCGACAATCCCCAGCGTCTGGCCTTGGTCGACCCATTGCCCGATTTGGACCAGGATGCGTTTGACCGTTCCATCGGCCGGCGGCGACACCTGAGCCAGCTTGGTTGCATCGTACCGAACGATGCCCGCCGCATCGATGGATTCGATCACGGTGCGGCGGGTCACCGGTTCGACATCCACGCCGGCCTTCTCCATTGCCTGCATCGAAGCGAATTGAATGCGGACACCGGCGGTGCTGCTGATCGGCAAGTTCGTCGGGCGCGGCATGGACTGAAGCGCGTGATCGGCACGCCGCAGATCTTGATCGGTCACCTCGGCCGGTTGCGATGTTTCGGCCAGTGTCGGATTTTCCAATACGCACCCGTGGACGCCGTGCGTATTGCAGTACGTCAACGAAGGTGCGTCGTCCAGCAAGTTTGGCCGACAAACGATACAGATTTCTTCGGGGACACCGTGGCTGGGGCACCAATTTGCCTTCGCGTCGGGCGTCTGGTTCGCCGTCAACGTTGAAAAACTTGGCAGCGTCCATCCGGTGGCATGACCGTACCAAGCCAAGACGCCTAGCACCGCGAAAACGCATGCCGTGGGGATCCAGCTGGTGGCTTTCCATACGATCGTACGGATCGATGTCGCGGGACGTTCCAGCGAATCGGACGGCTTGGGATTGGACACAGAAACGGTGGGCGGCATCACATTGCCTCCGTGGGCGGTACGTCAGGAATCGTCGGAACGTGATGTTCCGACGCTGCGTGCATGCCCGAAGCGATTTGACGTCATCAATGGTCACCGTAGGACCAGACGTCAGGGACAGGCACGTGTTGAAATCGACAAAACCAAGGGGTTCGATCGATCGTTACAAACGCAACGTGCACTGAAGCAGCAAGCGGTCTTTCCCGCCGATCGACAGACCCACGTCGTCATGCGAACGTCGAAGGCGTATCTCGCGAGGCATGATCGGGTGGTCCAAACCATCGTTACCGTCGATGAAATGGAACAGGTCCGTCGGACGTGTCGAATCCACCACCGCATCGGGCAGCAGAGCCCCATGACAGATGCAGTCGTGGCAATCACCCGGACAATCCACCGGTTGCGGATCGCCAGTATCGTCGACCAGTTCATCAGCCGCGTCGGTGTCGCAACCACAGCAATGGTCGCAAGCGAACGCAGCACCAGCGGGTACGTTGGTGCCGATACCCAACGTTGATGCACCATCAACCGCCGCTGCACAACAGCACCGATCCAGTGCCGGACAAGCCAGCACGGTAAGGATCAGACACAGATGCAGAAAACGCTCGAACAAGTCGCGAAACTATGGTGCGGGGATAACGGAAGAATCGGAGGGGGGAGGCGATGCGACCGCAGCATTGAAGGTCGCCGGCCGGGCGTGGCTGGGTACCAGTGCTATACAAAATGTCGCTAAGCAAACCGCGGCCAAACGATCGTCGTCGCCTACCTTACCCATTGTTCAAGCCATTTCCGGCCAGGTCAACTTTGAAAATTGTGTCGATTCACTCCGGCAATGGCGGGTCGGTGAATTCCGCAAGGGTCTCTTCCTGCGATTTATCCTCCAAAGAACCAATGATCGGAGTGCTTTCGATCCCGTCATCACTTTGGTTGACCGTCGACGCCAATTCAAGCGATTCGACGTGCGACGACAACGACGGGTAGGTGTATTGCTCGAAAGTCTGCAGAAAGCTTTCTCGCAATTCCTGTCCGTGTTCCCGGTCGATCACGTTCTGTTCGATGGCATCATCAATCGCGACGCACAGGCGATCGCTCAGGTCCGCGACGTCGTACTGCAGGTATTCCAAGACGCGTCCCACGGTGTCACCACCAATCGCGGAACAGATCACCGGGCCACCGTCTTGGAACTCGACGTGGACCGCGTTGGTGTCGCCGAACAAATTGTGAAGGTCCCCCAAAATTTCTTGATATGCCCCCACCAAAAAGACGCCCAGGCGATACGGATTGCCGGGAATCAAACGGTGCAACCGCAGTGTCTGGCAACGCTTGCCCCCACACACAAATTCATCAATCTTTCCGTCGCTATCGCATGTGATATCGCCCAAAACTGCGTGACGCGTTGGTTCTTCTTGCAAACGATGGATCGGCATGATGGGGAACAGATGCTCAATCGCCCAAGCGTCGGGTACCGATTGGAACAACGAAAAGTTTGCAAAGTAGGTGTCCGACAGCATCCGGTTCAGCGATTTCAACTCCTCCGGCATCTCGGGCAATTCATTGGCCAAGTCTCGCACCTTGTGGCAAAGTGCGAAGTAAACGTTTTCGGCCGCGACGCGCTGTTCCAGCGGCAGATAACCGCCGCTAAACAAATTCATGCAAAGGTCCAGCGACACCTGCGCATCGTGGAACGATTCCATCAGGTTGTCCGCGTTCAGGTGGCTGAACGCCCACCACAAATCATGAACCGGCTGTTCATACGACTCCGGTGGTGATGTTCCTTCGTCATCGGATGTGGCCGTTGCGGTCGCCCAGTCCGGCAGTTCCGGTGAACCTTGCGCGGCAACGCCCAACGTGTCAAAGACAAGCACGCTGTGTTGGGCAGCCACCGACCGCCCGCTTTCGGAAAACAGTTCCGGATGCGGAACGTTCGATTCATCGCACACCGTTTGGATTTGATACACGATGTCGTTGGCATACTCCTGCATCGAATAGTTCATGCTGGACTGCGAATCCGATTTGGAACCGTCGTAATCGATTCCCAGTCCACCGCCGACGTCCAGGTGACCCAGCGCCGCTCCGCGTCGGTACAAGTCGACGTAAATCCTGGCTGCTTCCAAGATTGCGGACTTCAGTTGACGAATGTTGCCGATTTGGCTGCCGACGTGAAAATGCAACAACTGAAAACAGTCGCCCATTCCCATTTCCAACAAGTGATCCAAGCACTGGGTGACCTCCGCGACGGTCAGGCCGAACTTGCTGCGGTATCCGCCGCTGGCCTGCCAACGCCCGGAACCACGGGTCGCCAGTTTGACCCGGATACCAATCCGCGGACGCACACCGGCGGCATTCGCCAGACGCAAAAGGACGTCCAACTCGCTTCGTTTTTCGATCACCGGAAAGACTTTGCGGCCCAGTCGCTGGGCGGACAATGCCAGGTCGAGAACCGCTTCGTCCTTCACACCGTTGCAAACGATCGGTGAATCCGGCGGTGACATCGCGATGGCCGCCAACAGTTCCGCTTTGCTGCCGGCCTCGATTCCGAATCCCAGTTTGGCGCCGGTTTCGACGATTTCCGCGACGACGTCTTTCTGTTGATTGACCTTGATCGGAAAGACGCAGCGATAGCGGTTTTGGTACTGATGGTCGTCGATCGCCTGGCGAAAACAGTGGTCCAAGCGATGCAAGCGATCACGCAGGATGCCGCCGAAGCGAACCAAAATCGGCAACCGCATTCCGTCGGCCACCAACGATTCGATCAATGCGTGCAGATCGACCGACGCCTGAGGGTCGCGATCAGGCGATACCAGTACCGTGCCGTCGGGTGATACATGGAAATAGTCGTCGCCCCATCGATCGATCCCATATTCGTCCACTGCGTTCTGAATCGACCATGCGGTACTGATGGATTGCGTCAATGCACCAAAGCCTTCGGAGAATAACGTCGGCGGTCATCCAAAAGATGGGACAACCCAAAGCGCGCACAGTATCCAAACGGCATTTGATTTGGTCTAGCAGCGATTCGCCAGAATTTTGATGTCTTTTGGGGCATCCATCTGTGGTTCACGCCGTCTTGCTAGGACGGGCCTGACGACGCAATCTTTGCCTCCACTACCGTGTCCGTTCCCGGTGGTGTGTCGATCAAAATCGCATCGGTGTGATCGGGCGTAGGCCGGTGTCGTCCCGGTCGCACCCGTTTGCCGTTTAGCAGTGTTCCGATTGGCGTGTACCGAACGAGGTATTGGTAACTGATCAGCAAGACCACGGAAGTCACGACGCAAATGATCGGTAGTTTGATGTAGGGCGACAAATCCCAATCGCGGACCCACGCCTGGACCAACAAGATGACCGGCATGTGGGCGACGTACAGCCAATACGATGAATCGGACAGATACCGCATCACGGGGCTGTGGGCGTGGCAATAACGACGAAACAGTCCCATCATTCCGATGGACATCAGCCAAGCGTAACCGGCTTGGCACAGCAGGCCGACGATGCGATGCGTCTGGTTTCCAGCACCGCCCCAGGTCAGCCCGACAGGAAACAAAACGGCTAACGAAACCAGCAACATCGCCGGCCAGTGCCGCGACAACCGGCCCGTTGTGTCATCGGCGCGGTAATACAACGCGCCGAAGAAAAAGAACACGGCGTAATAGGCAAGCACGACCGGCAATGGCAGCAAGCCGATCGAAGTGTCAGGACCGAATTGGCCCGCGTTGCTTTTCATGGACGCTTGCAGGAGTGCGGTCACCGGCACCACCAGCACGATCACCCAAAACGCCGATGCCGCCCACATCGTCGGTAATGCCCATGGAAGACGTCGATAGATCCACACGCCGATCACAAACCCGACGACTAGGAAGCACAGGAACCACAAAAACCATAGATGCAAAAACACGGGAACGAAAAACAACGCGGCCAGCAATGCTTGCGCTGCCTCCTTTGCTTGGTCGGCTGATTCCGCTGTCGTTGCTGAGTCGATGGACTTCTCCGGAATCCACTGGGCGATCCTTTGGCGACCGGCTTGAACCGCTTCCTGCTTCACGGGCGCTTTGACAAAGCCGGCGATCATTTTGGTCAGTGACCAAGGTGCCTGCATCACATCAGCCGGAGTCTCTCCCTTGTAGTTGGCCAAGGTCGGGTCGGCACCATTGCGGATCAAAACCTCCGCTGCATCGTCACGCCCCAAAAACGCGGCCAACAGAAAGGGCGTCGCACCATCGTCGGATCGTGCATTGACGTCCTGGCCGTCGTCGATCAACGCCTGGATTCGGTCGGGCTGGTCCATGATCACGGCCGCCCAAAGGTTGTCGGCGCTGGCGTTGGCATCGGCGGGTTGCTGGACGAACGCCGATACGATCCACACCGACGGGATGATGGTGAACAACCCCAAAACCAAAGGTAGAAAAATCCGCCGAAATCGATGCCACAGCAAAGCCGGGATGCCGCGTCGTCGCAGCAACATCATTGTGAAAAAACCGCTGATCAGAAAAAAAAGCGGCATCCGAAAGCCATGGATCATCGACAGAATGACGCCGAATCCGTCGGCTTGCCGGCTGTCTTGCACCGCCCAACCCGATGCCACCGGCAAGAACGAAATCATGCCGTGCAACACAATGCCCAGCAGCATGGCGACCGCTCGCAAGGCATCCAGATCATGTCGGCGCGGATCGGAAAGAATGGCGGCTTTCGACATGGCACGGATGCTGATTGATTCGGCGGGGCGACGGCGGGAAAAGGCCGGTGAAGGATCCGTTCATGACAGAACCCGGCTAAGTGTGCCCCCAAACGATACCGCTTTCGCCGGGACCGAATGAATCTTGGCAATCCGGCCGATTAAATATTGCCGTGCGTTGATCCGACAGGCTTTCGATGCGAATCCGTCAACGCAAATTCGTGATCGATCTGGACCCGACGACTACTTTCCGCCTTTTAATTCATCGTGCAGGTATTTCGGCAATGGGCTGGTGGTCGACCAACCGCCATCGACGACGATGTTTTCACCGGTGATTTGGCCGGCCCGCTGGTCCGCCAAAAACAATGTTGCATAGGCAACGTCACCCACGTTACCGACGCGTCCCGATGGGCACACGCTGGCCCAGCCGTCGGCGTATTCCTGGTCTTCGGAGGTGCGCTCGTTCAACGTGGCGCCGGGCGAGACGACGTTGACGGTGATGCCGTGCGGCCCCAGTTCATCGGCCAATGAAATGGCCAAGTGGCGGATCGCTGCTTTGGTCATGCCATACGAACTGGTGTGGGCATGGGACTGCATCCCGCAAACCGACGACATCAGTACGATGCGTCCGGCGGTCTTGGCGGCGATCATCTGCTTGGCAGCTTCTTGCACGCTGAAATAGGTGCCGCGCATGTTGACGTTCATCAAATAATCGAACTCGTCGGGCTGTACCTTCAAGAACGGGGCAAAGACGGTGATGCCCGCATTGGCAACCATCACATCCAGTCCGCCGTGTTGGGCACTGAAATCACGAACATGGCCCTGAATCGCTTCGACATCGGCCACGTCGCAGGGATATCCGGTAATGTCCGCGCTGGGGTACTGGTTGCGAAGCGCTTCGACAGCTTTGGCCGTCGTTTCGTCGCGTCGTGCGTTCAGGCCAACGATGGCGCCTTCGGCAGCGAACTGGCGGCTGATCTCGTAGCCGATGCCGACCGATGCGGCAGTGACAAAGACTCGTTTATTCTCAAAACGCAATGACATCGTGGGCGTGATTGGGGTGAAGCGATGAAGAAAGCATGACCCGGTCGCGACCGACCGCCGACGGCATGATCTTAGCGATGATCGACTGGCCTTGCCCACGCCCTGGACGTTTGCCGTGTTCCCGTGAGTCTGTCTTAAGGACGCTGAATCAAGTACCACAGCGTCTTGTATTTCGGACCCAGCTGGATCCCCGATCGGTCGCCGGCCAAACGAACCGGTACTTCGGTTTGCGGTTCGCCCGATGCTGTAAGCGATGTCACGTTGACCTTTCCAGGAATCACCACCGATGCGCTGATGCCCTCGGCGATCGTCGGTGCGTCGCCCCAGTCGGTGCCCACACTGGTGCGAGATTCATTCCACCGCATGCCGGTGTTTTCAACGCGTCCGACCAGAACCAGCAGCATTCGTTCGGAGGTTTCGATCGGCCGGTTGTCCAACGAAGCCAGGCCGAACGACGCAAATTTTCGGTCCAGCCCCCGAACAATCAGCGAAACGTCACCAAGCTTGATCGTGTGATCGGCCAACTGTCCGACGGCAGCTCGCACCGTGGGAGCATTGACGACAAAGGTCGCCGGGCCGCCGCCCTTGTTGTCACCCGGTTGCCAACGGACTTGGCTTGTCTGTGCGGTGGCATCGGTGACGGTCTTCCGCCTGATCACGGGCGTGTCGGTGTGGCCCACTTTGACTTGCAGTCGGTGTTTCATCAGCCAATCGTCTTGTGCTGCCGCCGCGGACCAGTGATCGCTAATCGATGCATCGGCGTGTGTCGCATCGGTCGGGATCTGCAACGTCATGGATGTTGCCAACGGGTGGACCCCACCCTGACGGAAAATCTGTTTTGCGATGGGCAGCCACACCAAGTGCCCGGGGTGATTGGCCAATTCGAAGTACGAATCAATACGTGGAACTTCCGGAGCCTCCGATGAATTCATGTACGAAAACTGATAGATCGCGTCCCAATCCTGCATTGCCGCTACCGACGACAGGATCGGAAACATCTCGACCGCCGATTCGTTTGGCGCC harbors:
- a CDS encoding acyltransferase family protein; this encodes MSKAAILSDPRRHDLDALRAVAMLLGIVLHGMISFLPVASGWAVQDSRQADGFGVILSMIHGFRMPLFFLISGFFTMMLLRRRGIPALLWHRFRRIFLPLVLGLFTIIPSVWIVSAFVQQPADANASADNLWAAVIMDQPDRIQALIDDGQDVNARSDDGATPFLLAAFLGRDDAAEVLIRNGADPTLANYKGETPADVMQAPWSLTKMIAGFVKAPVKQEAVQAGRQRIAQWIPEKSIDSATTAESADQAKEAAQALLAALFFVPVFLHLWFLWFLCFLVVGFVIGVWIYRRLPWALPTMWAASAFWVIVLVVPVTALLQASMKSNAGQFGPDTSIGLLPLPVVLAYYAVFFFFGALYYRADDTTGRLSRHWPAMLLVSLAVLFPVGLTWGGAGNQTHRIVGLLCQAGYAWLMSIGMMGLFRRYCHAHSPVMRYLSDSSYWLYVAHMPVILLVQAWVRDWDLSPYIKLPIICVVTSVVLLISYQYLVRYTPIGTLLNGKRVRPGRHRPTPDHTDAILIDTPPGTDTVVEAKIASSGPS
- the speA gene encoding biosynthetic arginine decarboxylase, coding for MTQSISTAWSIQNAVDEYGIDRWGDDYFHVSPDGTVLVSPDRDPQASVDLHALIESLVADGMRLPILVRFGGILRDRLHRLDHCFRQAIDDHQYQNRYRCVFPIKVNQQKDVVAEIVETGAKLGFGIEAGSKAELLAAIAMSPPDSPIVCNGVKDEAVLDLALSAQRLGRKVFPVIEKRSELDVLLRLANAAGVRPRIGIRVKLATRGSGRWQASGGYRSKFGLTVAEVTQCLDHLLEMGMGDCFQLLHFHVGSQIGNIRQLKSAILEAARIYVDLYRRGAALGHLDVGGGLGIDYDGSKSDSQSSMNYSMQEYANDIVYQIQTVCDESNVPHPELFSESGRSVAAQHSVLVFDTLGVAAQGSPELPDWATATATSDDEGTSPPESYEQPVHDLWWAFSHLNADNLMESFHDAQVSLDLCMNLFSGGYLPLEQRVAAENVYFALCHKVRDLANELPEMPEELKSLNRMLSDTYFANFSLFQSVPDAWAIEHLFPIMPIHRLQEEPTRHAVLGDITCDSDGKIDEFVCGGKRCQTLRLHRLIPGNPYRLGVFLVGAYQEILGDLHNLFGDTNAVHVEFQDGGPVICSAIGGDTVGRVLEYLQYDVADLSDRLCVAIDDAIEQNVIDREHGQELRESFLQTFEQYTYPSLSSHVESLELASTVNQSDDGIESTPIIGSLEDKSQEETLAEFTDPPLPE
- a CDS encoding SDR family NAD(P)-dependent oxidoreductase — translated: MSLRFENKRVFVTAASVGIGYEISRQFAAEGAIVGLNARRDETTAKAVEALRNQYPSADITGYPCDVADVEAIQGHVRDFSAQHGGLDVMVANAGITVFAPFLKVQPDEFDYLMNVNMRGTYFSVQEAAKQMIAAKTAGRIVLMSSVCGMQSHAHTSSYGMTKAAIRHLAISLADELGPHGITVNVVSPGATLNERTSEDQEYADGWASVCPSGRVGNVGDVAYATLFLADQRAGQITGENIVVDGGWSTTSPLPKYLHDELKGGK